Below is a window of Pradoshia eiseniae DNA.
GTAAGGAACATATCTTTCAAGAACGGAATGACCAATATAAAGGGGAAGTTCATCTGAATAGAAAATACTTCTGGTTTTGGATTGTCTTGATTGCCATAATGGCTTTCATTAGGTGAACTAGTTAATTTTATGATGCTTTTTTTAATTTTGCTTACCTTAATGGAAATAAGTGATGAGCTTAAAAAAAGAAATGGCCGGCCATAGATCAATGATTAAAATGTACATATAATCTGGTTTAGCAGGCAATAGGCATGAACAACATGGAGGAATCGCTCTAATCATCAAACTCTTCCTCCAATCCTCTTTTCAAAAAGGTGTTTTAATTATTCCCCATAAATAATTTTTCCGAGGCCGTAGTGACTGATACTTTCTATCAGATTGGCAATCTCTGAAGGTGATTCCTTAAAATCATTTTGAATCCATTCATTGAGGATGCCAATGGTTCCTGTCGTAATAAAGGTGGATATATAGCCCACCTGCTCTTTCGGAACATTCTTTCCGTAACGATTCCATTTATCTACACATTTCTGATGAGCAATGTCTAAAACATCATTCAAGAAATCCTTCCCATTCTTTAGGCTGAAAAGAATTCTGCTCAGCTCCTTATTCATCAAGATGACCTCTAAAATTTCACTTGTAAATCCAGAAATCGTATAATCATCCTTTGAAATAGATATAGCTGCCTTCAAATCAATCACATACTGACTTTTTAGCTGCTCCATCAAATCATATACATCATCATAATATCGGTAAAAGGTCGCCCGATTGATTTCACACTGTGAACACAGCTCGGTTACGGTAATCTTATTGATTGGCTTTTTCTCAAGCAGCTGCATAAAGGTCTCTTTAATCACTTTTTTGGTATATCTTACTCTGCGGTCTTCCATTATTCTGCTCCCATTCTTAAACATATTACTCGATAGTGTTTAACAACTTACATTTTGTTTTAAATTGATGATTGAATACCCTAGTTGCGACATTATACAATGATAACAAATTTTATACAACATAGTGTTTAATAACTACGGAGGTTTTCATGAAAAACATATCAATCATTACAGATGGAAGTTGCGATATCCCTGTTGAGGTTATCGAGAAATATGATATTAAACTAATTCCCCTTCATTTTCATTTTGAGGACAACATAGAGTATGGTTCAGAACGTACAATGGCCAGCGAAGAGTTTTATAGAAGATTAGCAAATGGGGAGATTGCTAAGACAAGCGCCAGTTCTCCTTCATCTGCCATAGATTTAATGAAAGAAGAGCTAGATAAAGGAAATGACGTCATATGTGTGGCCCTTTCCAGTTCATTAAGCTGTACGTTTAATAATATTAGATTGGCAAGCCTTGAATTGCTAGATTCCTATCCGAATCAACGCATTACCGTGATAGATTCCTTAACCGCTTCTATGGCTATGGGAATGATGGTCATCAAGGCTTGTATGATGAGAGATGAGAGGTATTCCTACGATCAGATTGTTGATTATTTAGATGAAACAAAGCATGCCTACCATGTTGAATTTTACGTGAATGACCTGCAATATCTGGCCCGTGGCGGCAGGCTTAACCCAGCTATCGCCAAAATAGGCGGTCTCATCGGTATTAAGCCAATCCTGTCTGTTACAGATAATGGAGCAATCGAATCTGTCTGCAAGGCCAGAAAAACATCCGGTGCTATCAAGCAAATAAAAGATAGGTTTCTGGCTTCCTCAACAGAAAAGGAAATAATCTGTATTCTGCATTCCAATAATCTTGATAAAGCCTTAGCATTAAAAGCCGACCTCGAATTGGAGGAGAACTTCTCACAAGTATTTATCACAGAGATCGGTCCATCCATTGGCAGTCATACAGGCCCAGAGTGCTTAGGACTTGCTTATCTAAAAAATTGATAGAAGGATATTTCCCCTTCTAGTAAGAATAAATAGTAAAAAGATAGATTTTGTTAAGGGGGACATACTTCATGCAAATGGATATAGCCAGCCAGCCAGCGCGAAAAAAGCGAAGGTGGCCGAAGATTATCGGGTTTTCTGTTCTTGGACTTGTAATTATCCTTTCAGTCATTTTAGTCGCTGCAAACATGTATGCAAAGCGTTCATTGCCGCAGATTTCAGGAGAAATAAAGCTTCAAGGATTGATAGATAAAGTGAATGTTGTCCGTGATGAAGAAGGTGTGCCCCATATAAAAGCGAAAAATGACCATGATTTATACATGGCACAAGGGTATATAACGGCACAGGATCGTCTTTTCCAAATGGATTTAAGCAGACGGCAGGCCTCAGGGCAATTAAGTGAAGTGATTGGTGAAAGCTCAGTAGAACAGGATAAATTCTTCCGTACGTTCGGATTAAGACGTGCTGCTGAAGCTTCTTATGAAGGGTATTCAGATGAAATGAAAGCGTACCTGCAAAGCTATGCTGATGGTGTCAATAGATTTATGAAAGAGGCCATTGCGGAAAACAAGCTTCCAGTCGAATTCACATTGTTAGGATATGAACCATCAGAATGGACGATTATTGATACATTAACAATCGTTAAATACATGGCTTACGATCTAGGCGGACATTGGGAAGGCCAAGTCTTTCGCAGCTACCTATTAAGTGAATTTACCGAAGAAGAGGCAATGGATTTATTCCCTGCGTATCCAGAGGTAGCACCGACTGTTATTGAAGAAGGGGCTATTGATTGGGAAGAAAGCTTTGCCAGCGCCCATATTCCAGATGAATTCAATGGCAGCAATAACTGGGTCATTAGCGGAGAAAAAAGCGAAAGCGGCTCACCGCTTTTGGCAGATGACCCGCATCTCGGATTAATGACGCCATCGATCTGGTATCAATCTACCTTACAATCAAACGAGCAAAACATTAGCGGTGTCACATTTGCCGGAATTCCTGGGATTATCATCGGACATAACAAAAACGTCGCATGGGGTATTACCAATGTAGGACCAGACGTACAGGATGTGTATATCGAAAAAATCAATCCTGATAATCCAAACCAGTATTTATATAATGACGAGTGGATAGATGCAGAGATTGTTACAGAGACCATTAAGGTAAAAGGGCAAAAAGCCATTGACCATGAAGTAATGATTACTCGCCATGGACCTGTTATATCAGAATTTGCGCATGATAATAAAAGCGATACCGCCCTTTCTTTGAAATGGACCGCCTTAGAGGCGACACAGGATTTAGAAGCCATTCCTTTGATGAATAAGGCAAGTAACTGGGAAGAATTCGATGCAGCGATTGAACACTTCAAAGCACCATCATCAAACTTTGTGTTTGCGGCAAAAGACGGAACTATCGCCTACAAAGCATCAGGGAAAATCCCGATTCGAAAAAAGGGCGAAAGCTTAGTACCGGTTCCAGGCTGGAATGATGATTATGAATGGGAAGGGTATATCCCGCATAATGAATTGCCGACACTCATCAATCCTGAAGAAGGTTTTATTGCTACCGCAAATAATAAGATTGTGGACGATTCCTATCCATACCATATCTCGAATGTATGGGCACAGCCCTATCGTCAGCAACGAATTCTCGAGGTTTTGAACGCGAAAGAAACATTCACGGTTGAAGATATGAAGGCTTTGCAAATGGATATTAAAAACCTGCAAGCCGAAGAATTCGTTCCTATTTTCCTTGAACAATTATCAAATCAGAAATTAAGTGAACAAGAACAAGAAGCCGTGAACCTCTTAAAGAAGTGGGATTTTGAAGATGATGAAGCAGAAACGGCTCCACTGCTCTTCCAGACCATGCTGCTAGAAATCTCAGACGTATTGTTTGGAGAGAAAATTTCAGATGAAATGATGGATCTCTTTGAAGGGAAAAATCAGGTCATTGACGAGCTCATTCGCCATGCGAATGAAGGTGAGGAGGGCCCTTGGATCAAAAATAACGGCGGTTTATCCAAGGTCATCCATCAGGCGCTAAAACAAACAACCGACACATTATCCGAACGCTATGGAGACGATATGAGCAAATGGCAATGGGGAGATGAACATAAGCTGCAATTTTCGCACCCTTTATCAAGAGTGAGCCCTCTGCAGCATATTTTCAATAGTAAGGATGCCATCCCGGTTGGCGGAAGTGCCGTGACTGTTCAAGCGGCTAGACGAAATGATGAAACTGGCATCGTTAATCATGGGGCTTCTTGGCGCTATATCATCGACACAAGTGATTTTAGCAAAGCCTATCATATAGTTGGTCCGGGACAATCCGGACATTTCAAAAGTGATTGGTATAATAATCAATTTGAAGATTGGGTGACCGGAGACTATCATATAACGACACTCGATGAACCCATTAATGAAGATCAAACATTAACGTTGACCCCGAATTAAGGGTTGGAAAGGAGCTGCAATCATCGATTGCAGCTCCTTTGTTCATCTGTTTGATTATTCGTACTTGTTTCTGTCTTTGAATCTGCTTTTGCTGGTTTTTCTCTTCCTTTGTTTCTTCAGTACCGTAGCCGTCAATAAAAGGATTAACCAAATTGCTACTAAAATAAATAAGTTCTTTTTCAGAATCATAGCAACCATCACTTTCATGTCTATAAAAGGAGTAATGCTTTTACTCTATAGTTTATTTAAGAAAATACTATCCAGGGATAATTTTATTACCCTGAAGAATCAGTACTTATTACTTATACCATCTTTCAAAAAATACATAAGAGCTGCCCCATGAATTCCAAGTGATAATCCTTCTTCGTCATAAAGAAGGATTAAAAGCTAGATGTGCCGAATATGTCATAAGGTCCTGATGGGATTGTATGCTCAATATCAATGAGTTTACACGAAAGTGACGAGTCGCCTTGGAAAGTTAGAACTTAGTCAGTTATCTTTTCGTTTTGGAAGAATACCCTAAACAGAGAGGAGATTGGTAGTATGCAGGTAGTCACTAAACTGTTTTTAGAACAGCTCGACATGCATTGCCATGAGAATGAATGGTTTGCTTCTCTGAATCAGTCGCTGCAGGGAGTCACCGCAGCGGAAGCAGCATCAACAAACTCAGAAA
It encodes the following:
- a CDS encoding TetR/AcrR family transcriptional regulator: MEDRRVRYTKKVIKETFMQLLEKKPINKITVTELCSQCEINRATFYRYYDDVYDLMEQLKSQYVIDLKAAISISKDDYTISGFTSEILEVILMNKELSRILFSLKNGKDFLNDVLDIAHQKCVDKWNRYGKNVPKEQVGYISTFITTGTIGILNEWIQNDFKESPSEIANLIESISHYGLGKIIYGE
- a CDS encoding DegV family protein — encoded protein: MKNISIITDGSCDIPVEVIEKYDIKLIPLHFHFEDNIEYGSERTMASEEFYRRLANGEIAKTSASSPSSAIDLMKEELDKGNDVICVALSSSLSCTFNNIRLASLELLDSYPNQRITVIDSLTASMAMGMMVIKACMMRDERYSYDQIVDYLDETKHAYHVEFYVNDLQYLARGGRLNPAIAKIGGLIGIKPILSVTDNGAIESVCKARKTSGAIKQIKDRFLASSTEKEIICILHSNNLDKALALKADLELEENFSQVFITEIGPSIGSHTGPECLGLAYLKN
- a CDS encoding penicillin acylase family protein, which codes for MDIASQPARKKRRWPKIIGFSVLGLVIILSVILVAANMYAKRSLPQISGEIKLQGLIDKVNVVRDEEGVPHIKAKNDHDLYMAQGYITAQDRLFQMDLSRRQASGQLSEVIGESSVEQDKFFRTFGLRRAAEASYEGYSDEMKAYLQSYADGVNRFMKEAIAENKLPVEFTLLGYEPSEWTIIDTLTIVKYMAYDLGGHWEGQVFRSYLLSEFTEEEAMDLFPAYPEVAPTVIEEGAIDWEESFASAHIPDEFNGSNNWVISGEKSESGSPLLADDPHLGLMTPSIWYQSTLQSNEQNISGVTFAGIPGIIIGHNKNVAWGITNVGPDVQDVYIEKINPDNPNQYLYNDEWIDAEIVTETIKVKGQKAIDHEVMITRHGPVISEFAHDNKSDTALSLKWTALEATQDLEAIPLMNKASNWEEFDAAIEHFKAPSSNFVFAAKDGTIAYKASGKIPIRKKGESLVPVPGWNDDYEWEGYIPHNELPTLINPEEGFIATANNKIVDDSYPYHISNVWAQPYRQQRILEVLNAKETFTVEDMKALQMDIKNLQAEEFVPIFLEQLSNQKLSEQEQEAVNLLKKWDFEDDEAETAPLLFQTMLLEISDVLFGEKISDEMMDLFEGKNQVIDELIRHANEGEEGPWIKNNGGLSKVIHQALKQTTDTLSERYGDDMSKWQWGDEHKLQFSHPLSRVSPLQHIFNSKDAIPVGGSAVTVQAARRNDETGIVNHGASWRYIIDTSDFSKAYHIVGPGQSGHFKSDWYNNQFEDWVTGDYHITTLDEPINEDQTLTLTPN